TTCTGTAAGGGAGTCGCAATGGATAAGATTCGTAAAAACGACGAAGTCATCGTTCTGGCCGGTAAAGACAAGGGCAAGCGCGGTGTCGTTCAGCAGCGCGTAGATGCTGAGCACGTCATCGTCGAAGGCGTGAACGTGGCCAAGAAGGCCGTCAAGCCGAACCCGATGACCGGCGTAACTGGTGGTATCGTCGACAAGACCATGCCGATTCACGTGTCGAACGTCGCGCTGTTCAACGCAGCGACCGGCAAGGCTGATCGCGTTGGCTTCAAAGAAGTGGATGGCAAAAAAGTCCGCGTCTTCAAGTCGAACGGCGAAGTAGTGAAAGGGTAATGAGAAATGGCCCGTCTCCAACAACTGTATAAAGACAAAGTCGTTGCCGAACTGACCGAAAAATTCGGTTACAAGTCGGTGATGGAAGTGCCGCGCCTGACCAAGATCACCCTGAACATGGGTCTGTCGGAAGCTGTCGCCGACAAGAAGATCATCGAGCACGCTACCGGCGACCTGACGAAGATCGCCGGCCAGAAGCCGGTCGTGACCAAGGCTCGCAAGGCAATCGCAGGTTTCAAGATCCGCGAAGGCTACCCGATCGGCACGATGGTGACCCTGCGCGGCGCCCGCATGTACGAATTCCTGGATCGCTTCATCACCGTGGCTCTGCCGCGCGTGCGTGACTTCCGTGGCGTGAGCGGCAAATCGTTCGACGGTCGCGGCAACTACAACATCGGCGTCAAAGAGCAGATCATCTTCCCGGAAATCGATTACGACAAGATCGATGCGCTGCGTGGCATGAACATCTCGATCACCACGACCGCTAAGACCGACGAAGAAGCCAAAGCGCTGCTCGCCGCATTCAAATTCCCGTTCCGGAACTAAGAACATGGCAAAACTTGCACTGATTAACCGCGAACAGAAGCGTGCAGACCTGGTGGAGAAATTCGCCGCAAAGCGTGCCGCTCTGAAAGCAATCATCGACGACCAGTCGAAGACCGAAGAAGAGCGTTACGAAGCACGCCTGAAGCTGCAGGCCCTGCCGCGTAACTCGGCCCCGTCGCGCCAGCGTAACCGCTGCGCCATCACCGGCCGTCCCCGTGGCACTTTCCGTAAATTCGGTCTGGCCCGTACCAAACTCCGCGAATTCGCCATGAAAGGCGAAATCCCGGGTATGACCAAAGCTAGCTGGTAATAGGAGAATAAGCAATGAGTATGAGCGATCCTATCGCCGATATGCTGACCCGTATTCGCAACGCGCAAGGCGTGCAGAAGACCACCGTCGAAATGCCGTCGTCGAAGCTGAAAGTTGCGATTGCCAACGTCCTGAAGGACGAGGGTTACATCGAAGATTACGCCGTGTCCACCGAAGGTGGCAAGGCTGAACTGAAAATCGGTTTGAAGTACTACGTCGGCCGTCCGGTTATCGAGCGCATCGAGCGCGTCTCCCGTCCTGGCCTGCGCATCTACAAGGGCAAAGATGAGATCCCTCAGGTCATGAACGGCCTGGGTGTGGCGATCGTCTCGACCCCGAAGGGTGTGATGACCGACCGCAAAGCACGCGCAACCGGTGTCGGTGGCGAAGTGATTTGCTACGTGGCTTAAGGAGTAGACGATGTCTCGAGTAGCTAAGATGCCAATCGCCGTCCCGGCCGGTACCGATGTCGCGATCAACGCGTCGTCGATCACCGTCAAGGGCCCGCTGGGCACCCTGACCCAGTCGCTGAACGGCATGGTCAAAGTGGAAAACAACAATGGCACGCTGACCTTCGACGTGATCGACGATTCCCGCGAATCGAACGCCATGTCGGGCACCCTGCGTGCACTGGTGAACAACATGGTGACCGGTGTCACCAAAGGTTTCGAAAAGCGCCTGACCCTGGTCGGCGTGGGTTACAAGGCCGCCGTCCAAGGCAACGCCCTGAACCTGTCGCTGGGCTTCTCGCACCCGGTCCTGCACGCGATGCCCGAAGGCGTCACCGCAGCGACCCCGACCCCGACCGAGATCCTGATCAAGGGTATCGACCGTCAAAAGGTCGGCCAGGTTGCCGCAGAAGTGCGCGCTTACCGCTCGCCTGAGCCGTACAAAGGCAAGGGTGTCCGTTATGCGGACGAAGTGGTGAAGCTTAAAGAAACCAAGAAGAAATAATCGGAGCTGACGATGGACAAGAAAGAATCGCGTCTGCGTCGCGGACGCCAAACCCGCATCAAGATCGCGCAGCTGGGCGTGAACCGCCTGTCGGTGCATCGCACCAACCTGCACATCTATGCGAACCTGATCAGCCCGGATGCGAAGGTCCTGGTTTCGGCTTCGACGCTGGAAGCAGAAGTGCGCGCCGAACTGGCTGGCAAGACCGGCGCGGGCGGCAACGTCGCCGCCGCTGCCCTGGTTGGCAAGCGCGTCGCAGAAAAAGCACTGAAAGCAGGGATCACCGAAGTCGCATTCGACCGTTCGGGTTTCCGTTACCACGGCCGTGTGAAGGCGCTGGCAGATGCCGCGCGCGAAGCTGGTCTGAAGTTCTAAGGAAGAATCGTCATGGCAAAAATGCAAGCGAAAATGGCAAGCGACAAGCCGGATGATGGCATGCGCGAGAAAATGATCGCGATCAACCGCGTCACCAAAGTGGTGAAGGGTGGTCGTATCATGGGTTTTGCAGCGCTGACCGTTGTCGGTGACGGCGATGGCCGCATCGGCATGGGCAAAGGCAAGTCGAAGGAAGTTCCGGTCGGCGTGCAGAAAGCGATGGAAGAAGCCCGCCGCAACCTGATCAAGGTGCCCCTCAAGAACGGCACGCTGCAGCACAGCGTCACCGGCCGCCACGGCGCGTCGTACGTGATGATGTCGCCGGCCAAGCCGGGTACCGGCGTGATCGCAGGTGGCGCAATGCGCGCAATCTTCGAAGTGATGGGCGTGACCGACGTCGTCGCCAAGTCGACCGGTTCGTCGAACCCGTACAACCTGGTTCGCGCGACCCTCGACGGTCTGGCAAAAATGAGCACTCCGGCCGACATCGCTGCCAAGCGCGGCAAGTCGGTGGAAGAGATCCTGGGTTAAGGGGAACAACTATGGCAAACACCATCAAAGTCAAGCTGGTCAAAGGCCTGATCGGTACCCGCCAGGATCACCGCGCCACCGTGCGCGGTCTGGGTCTGCGTCGTGTCAACTCGGTTTCCGAGCTGCAGGACACCCCGGCGATCCGCGGCATGATCAACAAGGTCAACTACCTCGTGAAAATTGTCGACTAAGCCGCGGCTTGGTCAACGGAGAAAATAATGCAACTCAATACCATCCAACCCGCTGAAGGCGCGAAACACGCCAAGCGCCGCGTCGGTCGCGGTATCGGCTCGGGCCTGGGCAAGACCGCCGGCCGCGGCCACAAGGGTCAGAAATCGCGTTCGGGCGGCTTCCACAAGGTCGGTTTCGAAGGCGGCCAGATGCCGCTGCAGCGCCGTCTGCCGAAGCGTGGCTTCAAGTCGCTGAACGCTACGTTCAAGGCTGAAGTGCGTCTGTCGGACCTGAACAACCTGGCCGTCGCCGACGTCGACGTCCTGGTGCTCAAGCAAGCCGGCGTGCTGCCGGTCGTGGCTCGCGATGTGCGCGTGATCCTGTCGGGCGAAATCACCAAAGCGGTGAACCTGAAAGGCATCAAGGCGACCGCTGGCGCGAAAGCAGCCATCGAAGCAGCTGGCGGTTCGGTCGCCTAAACGCGGCCGCTGCCTGATCGGAGCAAAAATTGGCGACTAATTCACAACTTGGTAAAAGTGCTGCTTCCGGCTTCCCATGGGGCCGGTTGTGGTTCTTGCTTGGCGCATTGGTCGTGTACCGTATCGGAGCTCACATCCCGGTCCCCGGGATTGACCCGATCGCCATGGCCCAGCTGTTTAAGCAGAACGAGGGCGGCATCCTGGGCATGTTCAACATGTTCTCGGGCGGCGCCTTGTCCCGCTTTGCCGTGTTCGCTCTTGGCATCACGCCTTACATTTCGGCTTCGATCATCATGCAGCTGGTGTCGATCGTCTCGCCGCAGATGGAGGCACTGAAGAAAGAGGGCGAGTCCGGACGCCGCAAGATCACCCAGTACACCCGTTATTTCACGGTCGTGCTGGCTCTGTTCCAGGCGTTCGGCATCGCCGTCGCGCTCGAGGCGCAGCAAGGCCTCGTGCTCGATCCGGGCGTGGCGTTCCGCTTCGTGACCGTCGTGACCCTGCTGACCGGCACCATGTTCCTCATGTGGCTCGGCGAGCAGATCACCGAACGTGGTCTTGGCAACGGTATCTCGATCATCATTTTTGCCGGTATCGCAGCGGGTCTGCCGAATGCACTGGGTAGTCTGTTCACCCTGGTGTCGAACGGTTCGATCGGCAGCTTCTCCGCGATCATCATCGTGATTCTGGTAGCCCTGGTGACTTACGCTGTCGTGTTCGTCGAACGCGGTCAGCGCAAGATCCTGGTGAATTACGCGAAACGCCAGGTCGGTAACAAGATTTACGGTGGCCAGACCAGCCACCTGCCGTTGAAGCTGAACATGGCCGGCGTGATCCCGCCGATCTTCGCTTCTTCGATCATCCTGTTCCCGGCCACGATCGTCGACTGGTTCACGCGCGGCAAAGATGTCAACAACCCGTTCATCGGGTTCTTGAAAGACCTCGCTGCCTCGCTGAGCCCGGGCGAACCGATCCACGCGTTGCTGTATGCGGTGGCCATCGTGTTCTTCTGCTTCTTCTACACGGCGCTGGTATTCAACAGCAAGGAAACGGCGGACAACTTGAAGAAGAGCGGCGCGTTTGTACCGGGCATCCGTCCGGGCGAGCAGACCGCGCGCTACATCGACAAGATCCTGATGCGCCTGACCCTCGCCGGTGCGGTCTACATCACGCTGGTATGCCTGTTGCCGGAGTTCCTGCAGAGCCAATGGAAAGTACCTTTCTACTTTGGCGGAACCTCGCTCCTGATCATCGTGGTCGTCACGATGGATTTCATGGCGCAAGTGCAGAACTACGTCATGTCGCAGCAATATGAATCGCTGCTGCGCAAGGCTAATTTCAAGGGCGGTATCCCGTCGCGTTGAGCGGCCGGCGCCTCCAGGAGTGAAT
This genomic stretch from Massilia putida harbors:
- the rplX gene encoding 50S ribosomal protein L24; the protein is MDKIRKNDEVIVLAGKDKGKRGVVQQRVDAEHVIVEGVNVAKKAVKPNPMTGVTGGIVDKTMPIHVSNVALFNAATGKADRVGFKEVDGKKVRVFKSNGEVVKG
- the rplF gene encoding 50S ribosomal protein L6, which encodes MSRVAKMPIAVPAGTDVAINASSITVKGPLGTLTQSLNGMVKVENNNGTLTFDVIDDSRESNAMSGTLRALVNNMVTGVTKGFEKRLTLVGVGYKAAVQGNALNLSLGFSHPVLHAMPEGVTAATPTPTEILIKGIDRQKVGQVAAEVRAYRSPEPYKGKGVRYADEVVKLKETKKK
- the rpsE gene encoding 30S ribosomal protein S5, whose product is MAKMQAKMASDKPDDGMREKMIAINRVTKVVKGGRIMGFAALTVVGDGDGRIGMGKGKSKEVPVGVQKAMEEARRNLIKVPLKNGTLQHSVTGRHGASYVMMSPAKPGTGVIAGGAMRAIFEVMGVTDVVAKSTGSSNPYNLVRATLDGLAKMSTPADIAAKRGKSVEEILG
- the rplO gene encoding 50S ribosomal protein L15: MQLNTIQPAEGAKHAKRRVGRGIGSGLGKTAGRGHKGQKSRSGGFHKVGFEGGQMPLQRRLPKRGFKSLNATFKAEVRLSDLNNLAVADVDVLVLKQAGVLPVVARDVRVILSGEITKAVNLKGIKATAGAKAAIEAAGGSVA
- the rpsN gene encoding 30S ribosomal protein S14, which encodes MAKLALINREQKRADLVEKFAAKRAALKAIIDDQSKTEEERYEARLKLQALPRNSAPSRQRNRCAITGRPRGTFRKFGLARTKLREFAMKGEIPGMTKASW
- the secY gene encoding preprotein translocase subunit SecY; the protein is MATNSQLGKSAASGFPWGRLWFLLGALVVYRIGAHIPVPGIDPIAMAQLFKQNEGGILGMFNMFSGGALSRFAVFALGITPYISASIIMQLVSIVSPQMEALKKEGESGRRKITQYTRYFTVVLALFQAFGIAVALEAQQGLVLDPGVAFRFVTVVTLLTGTMFLMWLGEQITERGLGNGISIIIFAGIAAGLPNALGSLFTLVSNGSIGSFSAIIIVILVALVTYAVVFVERGQRKILVNYAKRQVGNKIYGGQTSHLPLKLNMAGVIPPIFASSIILFPATIVDWFTRGKDVNNPFIGFLKDLAASLSPGEPIHALLYAVAIVFFCFFYTALVFNSKETADNLKKSGAFVPGIRPGEQTARYIDKILMRLTLAGAVYITLVCLLPEFLQSQWKVPFYFGGTSLLIIVVVTMDFMAQVQNYVMSQQYESLLRKANFKGGIPSR
- the rpmD gene encoding 50S ribosomal protein L30, producing MANTIKVKLVKGLIGTRQDHRATVRGLGLRRVNSVSELQDTPAIRGMINKVNYLVKIVD
- the rplE gene encoding 50S ribosomal protein L5, whose amino-acid sequence is MARLQQLYKDKVVAELTEKFGYKSVMEVPRLTKITLNMGLSEAVADKKIIEHATGDLTKIAGQKPVVTKARKAIAGFKIREGYPIGTMVTLRGARMYEFLDRFITVALPRVRDFRGVSGKSFDGRGNYNIGVKEQIIFPEIDYDKIDALRGMNISITTTAKTDEEAKALLAAFKFPFRN
- the rpsH gene encoding 30S ribosomal protein S8; amino-acid sequence: MSMSDPIADMLTRIRNAQGVQKTTVEMPSSKLKVAIANVLKDEGYIEDYAVSTEGGKAELKIGLKYYVGRPVIERIERVSRPGLRIYKGKDEIPQVMNGLGVAIVSTPKGVMTDRKARATGVGGEVICYVA
- the rplR gene encoding 50S ribosomal protein L18, whose protein sequence is MDKKESRLRRGRQTRIKIAQLGVNRLSVHRTNLHIYANLISPDAKVLVSASTLEAEVRAELAGKTGAGGNVAAAALVGKRVAEKALKAGITEVAFDRSGFRYHGRVKALADAAREAGLKF